GTTCCGCCCGATCCACTCCCGCAGCGGAGGGGAAAAATCCGCGCGCGCATGCAGGTCCGTCTCCGCCTCCCGGTGGAGCGCGCGCCACAGCGCCTTCGCATGGATGGGGTTCACGCCATCGGCGCACAGGATCCCTTCGAGTCCGGAAAAGCCGGGATCGTGGAGGGATAGCGGAGCGGCGTCCATGGGCGCAGTTGAATGCCGGAATGCGGGGGTATCAAGCGGAGAAAACCACCACCGGCATGGGAACCGTGCAAACGGACGTTTCCCGGATATAGGCAAAAAATAGCCGAAATCCCCGTGAACGGCTAAGATCCCAACCACCACTTGCGTTCAACACCCCGACCCCACACGCGAAACCGATGACCCCTCGCCGAATCATACCTCCCATTGCCCACGGTGCGCTGGCAGCATCCTTCCTGGCAGCTTTCCCCGCCTCCACCGCCCGCGCCCATGAGACCTGGGATCTCAGGAGTGGTGTGCTTTCCGGCAGCAGCGGCCCCACCCGTGCGGTTCATTCAGGCGGGCGGTTCCTTCTCTTCAGCTCCGGGGCAACCACCACCAGCACCTACTGGCACAGCGCCGCTGGCACGGCGGCCTGGTCGTTCGCCTCCCTGCCATCCCCTCCGAGCAACTACAATGTCCAGGGGGCGGCGGCGGGCAATGGCATGGTGGTCATCAGCGGACCCTCCAACACGATCTACACCACGACTACCGCATCCGTGGCCGGCCTCCCCGATACGGCGATCGACTGGACCAAGCGCAATCCCGTCTCCCGCTTCTCCTTCAACCCGGACCTCTACGGCGTGCGCTTCCTCAACGGCAGGTTCATCATGGGTGCGGCACCCTACACCGAGCCGAACCTCCCCCTCCAGTACAGCGAGATCCTGACCAGCACCGATGGCGAAACATGGACTTCCCACAGGATCATGGCGACGGCCCTGGGGAACACGACGTTCCAGCCGAGGGACTTCGCGTTCATGCCCGGCGGCTCACCCGGGACGGGCACCTGGATCGTCACCGCGAACAACAGTGAAAGGATCTACCGGCTTCCGGAGAACCTTTCTTCCGCCGCGTCGGTCACCCTGGCTTCCATAGGACTTTCCCAGCGCGTGGTCTTCGCCTCGGGGAAATTCGTCATGGTCAGCGCCAACGGAACCCTCCGCACCAGTACGAACGGGACAACGTGGACCACGCGCACTTTGCCAGTGGCCAGCTCCTCCCTCAATGACGTGTTCCATGACGGCGCACGGTTTGTGGTGGTCGGTTCCACGGTGACCGGAAGCAACCCGCAGCGGCCGGCCATCCTGCACAGCACGGACGGGGAGACATGGACGGAGGCCGCGACAGTTCCCTCGACAACCGCGGGCCTCACCAACGTGATCAGGGCCGACGGACTCTGGCTGGCGACGAGCGGGAACCGGACGGTGATCACCAGCGGCACCGCTTCCGTGGGACTGCCGGTCATCTCGGACGGACCGTTCCCGCAGGAAGCGAACGCCGGACAGACCGTGACGCTCTCCGCCACGGTGACCGGAAATCCGGCGTCCACCTATCAGTGGCTCCGGAATGGCACGGTGGTGGCGGACGGAACGACCGCCACCGGGTCCGTGGTCTCCGGCGCTTCCACCACCAGCATCACCATCACCGGCGTATCGGTCCCCGACGCGGGGGAATACATGCTGCGCGCCACGAACAACGTCGGTGTGACGAACTCCACCGCAGTCAGGCTCTCCGTTTCCGTCGCTTCGAATGGAGCCGTCCTGACCCCCTACGGGACTTCGAACACCCTTGGCGGAACGCTCGTTCCGGGGGCCTCACCGGTGCAGGCTGTGGGGGTGGCGGGATCGCCGGCCACATTCACCATCGGGTCCGGCATCGATTACCTGCCAAACACCTTCGTCAACCCTGTTACGTACAATCAGACGGGTGGAACGAATCCCGCCGGGACGAAGGTTCTGCTCGGAACCAGTTCCGGTGCCAACCCGCTGATGGTCTATGATCTCGCCACACGGAGCGGAACTTTGCTTCCTCCCGCCCCGCTTCCGCTGGGACCGGTGACGGCCGTGAACCTCTACCTGCCCATTTCCCTTGCGGAGAACGGGGATGTCACCGGCATCCTCCAAGACTCCATGGGACAGAACCGCGCGTTCCATTTCTCCGCCGCGACCTCCACCTACACCCTGCTCGGCAACGTGCCGAACGCGGGGAATGACATCGCCTCCAATCCCGGCGGCATCTCGGCGGACGGCCAGTCGATCTCCGGCTATGAACGCACCTCGTTTTTCGACGGGCCGTTCGTGTGGACCACCACCGGCGGATTCACCCTGCTGCCGTCACCGGCGGGCGGTGCGGCCAATGGTGACGTGCGCGGGATTTCTCCGAACGGCCGGTGGATCACAGGGTATGGCAACGCCTCCGTGCTCGCGGGATCGGGCCAGGGCGCGATCCGTTGGGACAGGGGCTCCCCGGTGGCTGGCCCACCAAAGGCGCTTGGCCTCCAGAAACGCGCGGGGGATACCTTCGCGGACGGACGCACGGTGAACGATGACGGCACGGTGGGCGGCAACGTCAGGGCGGGCTGGAGTTTCGCCGACAACCGCGCGGCGGTCTGGCTCCCGGACGGAGCGCTCGTGGTGATCCCCGACTACCTCCAGTCGAAGTACGGCCTCACCACCCCCGGCTTCACGCTCAGCCAGGTGACATCCATCTCCGCCGACCTGAGGACCGTGGCAGGCACGGCGAACAACTCCGCCGGGATGAGCGAAGGGTGGATACTCCGCCTTCCCGAACCCATCTCGGTGACCAGGGTTCCGGACATCGTGGTCCGCGCCAACACCGGATTCCTGAACAGCGGGATGCCGGTCAACTTCGGCACCCAGGCGGTCGGCGGCAGCCCCGGCCAGCAGACGCTCCAGGTGAGGAGCGATGGCAGTGGCACCCTCTCCTCCATCTCGATCTCGATCACCGGCGCGAACCACGGGGACTTCACCTATGTGCTTGATGGCGGGGCAAGTTCCTTCCCGGCCTCCATGCTGGTGGGCGAGCAGGCCCCCATCCACGTGAGATTCTCCCCGTTGCCGGGTGCGGCGGGAGCGCGGAGCGCCACCCTCACCATCACCAGCGATGATCCGGATGAAAATCCGTTCATCATCAACCTCAATGGGACGGCCACCGTCCCCGCGCCAACCGCCGCGGAGACGGCCATGCGTGACTACCTTGCCGCTGCCGGCGTGCCGGAGGACAAGCGTGGACCCCTGGATGATCCGGATCACGACGGGGTGGTGAACCTGATGGAATTCGCACTGGGACAGCCGCCGATGGGACAGTCCGCGCCGCTGGCATCCACCACCGCCGGAGGGAACCTCACACTCACCTACACCCGCGCGCGGCCGGACGTCGTGGACTATCTTGTCGTCTTCTCCTCCACGCTCGCCTCATGGAGCGAGGCGGGTGTTGACCAAGGGACACCCGATGGCGCGGGCGTGACCACCGCCACCATCCCGATGGGTTCGGGCCCGGGGTTCCTGAGGCTGCGCGTTTCCCTCAAGCCATAGGCACCGGTTGATTCTCCGGTCGGGAGTCCGGCATCATGCCGGACTCCCTTTTTTTGCATCCCGATGGAATAAATTTCCGGAGGACTTTCGCGCGGGATCAGTGTTGAATGCCGATATGCACACCCCCTTTCCCGGACGCCGGACCTTCATGCGGAACTTCGTGGTGGGTGCCGCGGGACTTTGGATCCCCGGAGCCTTCGCCGAGGCGCTCACGCTCACGCCACGCCAGACGGAGGGGCCGTTCTATCCCACGGATCTGCCGCTGGATACGGACAACGACCTCATCATCATCAATGATTCCACCAACCCGTCGCTCGGGGAGATCACC
The nucleotide sequence above comes from Akkermansiaceae bacterium. Encoded proteins:
- a CDS encoding choice-of-anchor D domain-containing protein, translated to MTPRRIIPPIAHGALAASFLAAFPASTARAHETWDLRSGVLSGSSGPTRAVHSGGRFLLFSSGATTTSTYWHSAAGTAAWSFASLPSPPSNYNVQGAAAGNGMVVISGPSNTIYTTTTASVAGLPDTAIDWTKRNPVSRFSFNPDLYGVRFLNGRFIMGAAPYTEPNLPLQYSEILTSTDGETWTSHRIMATALGNTTFQPRDFAFMPGGSPGTGTWIVTANNSERIYRLPENLSSAASVTLASIGLSQRVVFASGKFVMVSANGTLRTSTNGTTWTTRTLPVASSSLNDVFHDGARFVVVGSTVTGSNPQRPAILHSTDGETWTEAATVPSTTAGLTNVIRADGLWLATSGNRTVITSGTASVGLPVISDGPFPQEANAGQTVTLSATVTGNPASTYQWLRNGTVVADGTTATGSVVSGASTTSITITGVSVPDAGEYMLRATNNVGVTNSTAVRLSVSVASNGAVLTPYGTSNTLGGTLVPGASPVQAVGVAGSPATFTIGSGIDYLPNTFVNPVTYNQTGGTNPAGTKVLLGTSSGANPLMVYDLATRSGTLLPPAPLPLGPVTAVNLYLPISLAENGDVTGILQDSMGQNRAFHFSAATSTYTLLGNVPNAGNDIASNPGGISADGQSISGYERTSFFDGPFVWTTTGGFTLLPSPAGGAANGDVRGISPNGRWITGYGNASVLAGSGQGAIRWDRGSPVAGPPKALGLQKRAGDTFADGRTVNDDGTVGGNVRAGWSFADNRAAVWLPDGALVVIPDYLQSKYGLTTPGFTLSQVTSISADLRTVAGTANNSAGMSEGWILRLPEPISVTRVPDIVVRANTGFLNSGMPVNFGTQAVGGSPGQQTLQVRSDGSGTLSSISISITGANHGDFTYVLDGGASSFPASMLVGEQAPIHVRFSPLPGAAGARSATLTITSDDPDENPFIINLNGTATVPAPTAAETAMRDYLAAAGVPEDKRGPLDDPDHDGVVNLMEFALGQPPMGQSAPLASTTAGGNLTLTYTRARPDVVDYLVVFSSTLASWSEAGVDQGTPDGAGVTTATIPMGSGPGFLRLRVSLKP